Below is a window of Edaphobacter dinghuensis DNA.
GTTTGGGCGACGCTATCCATCTTCCTCGTTGCAGGGTGGTTCTGGTCGATCCGCAAAGGGCATATTGAGTTTGATTGGACCACTCTGGTGGCCCTGATGCTGTTGCTAGTGCTGCTGTTCCCGGCCATCTCCATGACCGACGACCGCGCCGCCATGAGCACACCGGTCGAGCTTGACCACATGATGCGAACCGGCGAAGCGCCGCACGGCCAGATCGCGATCTTTGCACTGTTCAGCCTGCTTGGCGCGATCTTTCTGATCCTGCTGAAGATGGCTACACCGCTGTTCTACTCACGCCTGCGCCCACGCATCTTTGCCGAGAGATTATTGGCAGGGTTCATCCGGGCCTTTGGCGTTCGCCCGCCTCCCGTGGCTGGCCTTCTCTCCTGTTAGCGGAAGTTCGTTCCTCATCAACCTGAAAATCTGACACTGAAGGCAGTATGACGCAGAAATTTTTCTACGTGCTGTGCGCCATTTCGATGGCATGGCCGTCTCTCGCAGCTCAATCGCCGTCTCCTTCGCCGCCCGCTGCACCGATTACGCTGCAGCAGGCGGTCGATCGCGCCGTAGCTGACAATCCCTCGCTGGCCTCGGCCCGCGAGCATCTCTCTGCGGTGCGCGCCACCATGCTTACCGCAGAGGCGCGGCAGAATCCGACGCTGACGTTGCTGGGCCAGGGCGTTACGCTGCCCGAGGTCAACAACAACGGCGGCAACCCTTATTACTATTCGGCCAATGTCTCGCGGCTGTTCGAGCGCGGACAGAAGCGGAAATGGCGGATGGAAGGCGCAAGCGATACGGCGGCGGTGACCGAGAGTCAGTTGAACGATCAGCAGCGGCAGCTTGTGTTGAGCGTGCGGCAGGCCTTCACCAACATGCTGGCCGCGAAGGCCGCGCTGGGCATCGCCGAAGAGAACCTCACCGACTATCGCAAGACGGTGGACCTGAGCAAACAGCGTCTCGATGCGGGTGACATTACGCGTACCGACTTCGAGCGGATCGACTTGCAACAGGCGCAGTTCGAGGCCGACGACGACACTGCGCGGCTGAACCTGCAACAGGCCAGCGCACAGTTGCAGCAGTTGTTCGGTGTGGATCATCCTTCGCCGACGTTCGACATTACCGGTACGCTGGAGCCGCCGCAGCTCACGCTGACGATGGCCGATGCCGAGACGCGCGCGCTGGCTGCGCGGCCTGATTATCAGGCGGCGAAGCAGTCGTTATTGCTGGCGCAGGCGAACCAGCACTTCGCCATCGCCAACGGCACCGCCGATCCTACTCTCGCGAGCGAGTACGAGCGCAGCGGCGCCGACAACACCTTCGGCGTCAGTCTCTCAATTCCGCTGCGCATCTTCGACCGCAATCAAGGAGAGAAGGAGCGCACGCGCTACGAGGTGGACTCCAGCCGGTTGGCTGTTGTGGCCGCACGGACGCAGGTTGTCTCCGATGTCGATCAGGCGTGGTACGCGCTCGACACGGCGCAGCAGCAGGCGGTTCGCTACAACACACACTATCTGGCCGAGGCAGGCCGCGTGCGCGACAACCTGCAGTTCAGCTATCGCAACGGAAACTCGACGCTGCTCGATTATCTCGACGCTCTGCGCGACTACCGTTCTATCCATCTCAGCAGCCTTAACGCCAACGTTCAGGTGTGGCTTGCCATTCACCAACTCAGCTACGCGACCGCGACGGACATCATCCCATGACGATTTCTTCCAAGAGATTCAAGACATTTAAGCCACGCATTGAAATCCTGTCAGTCCTTGCACTCTCTGTGCTGCCCCTGACGGCCTGCAAGCATACGCCGCCCGCGGCTGAGCAGCAGCCCACCAACGTCGGTGTTGAGACTGCCGTCGTTCACCCGACCGTGAGCACGGACTACCTCGAAGTTCCGGCGCACATCATGGCCGACCCGGCGCACGTCGTCCACATCTATCCGCCGCTCAGCGGACGCATCTTCGGCCTCACCATTTTGCCCGGGCAAAATGTGGTGAAGGGACAGATGATCGCGCAGTTGCAGAGCAACGATATCGCCGTCGCCCGCTCGGACTTCGAGAAGGCAAAGATCGAGGTGATCCGCGCTGACGGCGCGCTCGCTCGCGGCAAGCTGCTGCTGGCGCACGATGTGCTCTCGAAGGCGGACTTCGCCGAGCTCCAGGCGACCGACGATGTTGCGCACTCGCAGATGGAGCAGGCACGGCAACACATCCACGAGCTTGGCTTCGCCGAGAACAGCACTGCCGACACGGTGGCGCTGCGTGCGCCGATCTCTGGCGCGGTACTCGATATCGGCACGGCGACCGGCGAGATGCAGCGCTCGCTCGATAATGCGACGTCGATTGCCACGATCGCCAATCTCGATACGGTGTGGGTGGTCGGCGACATCTTCGAGAAAGATTTGGCCTCGGTTCGCCCCGGCAGGACGGTCGATATCGTTGTTCCTGCTTACCCTGATCTAAAGCTGACGGGACGCATCGACAACATCTCCGACGCACTCGACCCAACGACGCACACGCTGAAGGTGCGCGTGGTGCTGCCCAATCCGAAGCATCAATTGAAGTCTGATATGTTTGCCACCATTCGCATCGCTGGCGCTCCGCATCAGACATTCATTCTGCCTGCGACGGCGGTGCTGCATGAGGCTGATAGAACCTTCGTCTTTGTCGCGAATGCGTCGGGAGGATTCGATCAGCGCGCTGTGACCGTGGGTCGCACGCTCGATTCGGGCACGGTGAAGAACATCGAGGTCCTTAGCGGTCTCAACGACGGCGAGAAGGTCGTCACAGCCGGCGGCGCTCTGCTGCGCCCCACGAGCGGAGACTAAACGTGCAGCCACTGATTCGTCTCTTCATCCGCTATCGCGCCATCATTCTGATCCTGTTCTTCGTCATGCTCGCCCTTGGCGGCTTCCTGGTGACACGCCTCGATATTGAAGCGTATCCCGACCCCTCACCACCGCTGGTCGAGATCATCACGCAGAACCCGTCGTGGTCTGCCGAAGAGATGGAGCAGCAGGTCACCGTGCCGGTTGAAACCACCATCAACGGCACGCCGCACTTGAGCCAGGTGCGCTCCATCAGCATCTTCGGCCTCTCCGACGTGAAGCTCTACTTCGACTTCGATAGCGACAGCTTCCGCGACCGGCAGGAAGTGCTGAACCGCTTGCAGACGCTGACGCTGCCGAATAACCTGCAGCCACAGCTCTCGCCGTGGTCGCCCATCGGCGAGATCTACCGCTATCAACTTGTGGGCCGCGGCTACACGCTCAACGAAATTAAAGCCACGCAGGACTGGCTGGTTCGCCGCGAGCTGAAGGAGGTTCCCGGCGTCATCGACATCACCACCTTCGGCGGAACGACGCGACAATATCAGATCGAGGCCGATCCCAATAAGCTGTTGAGCTACGGCGTCACGCTGCCGCAGGTCATCAATGCGGTGCAGTCGTCGAACGCGAACGCGGGCGGCAACTACTTGCAGCTCGGCAATCAAAACGTCAACGTGCGCTCCGTTGGACAGGTACACACGATTGCCGATATCGGTGCAATCGTCGTCGCAGAGAAGAACGGTACGCCGGTTACGGTCAACGATATCGGCAAGGTGAGCGAGGGCTTCCAGCCGCGGCTGGGACAGGTCGGACGCGACAAGCAGAACGACATCGTGCTCGGCATTGTGCTGTTGCAGAAAGATGAGAAGTCGCTGCCGACGCTGAAGGCACTGAAGGAAAAGATTGCGAGCCTCAACTCTGGCAGCCTTCTGCCGCCGGGCATGCACATCAGCACTATCTACGACCGCACCACACTCATCAACCAGACGACGCATACCGTTCGCGAGATCATCATCACCGGCCTCATTTTGGTGACGCTGGTGTTGCTGTCGATGCTGGGCGATCTGCGCATCACGTTCATTGCGGCGGTCACGATTCCGTTCGCTGTGCTGTTCGCCTTCGGCATGATGGTGCTTGCGGGACGCTCCGCGAATTTGATCTCGATTGGTGCCATCGACTTCGGCATTCTTGTCGATGCATCGATCATCGTGCTCGAAAGCATCTATCGAAAGCTGTCACGGCGCATCGAAGGTGAAGAGACGGGCGAGCTGATCGTCGAAGGCGTCACCGACGCGGCGCGGCCTGTGCTGTTTTCGACCGGCATCATCGTCGTGGCGTTCATTCCACTGTTCACCATGCAGGGCGTAGCCGGGCAGATCTTCTCGCCCATGTCGGTGACTTACGGATTCGCCTTGCTCGGCGCGCTGTTGTTCGCGCTCGTCTTCGCGCCGGTGCTCGGCTACCTGACTGCGCCGACGGTACAGAAGGTTGGCGACGGCTACACGTGGCTGAGCCGTTCGCTGCGCCACATCTATGAAAAAGCGCTGCACCACACGCTGCGCTTTCCCAAGACGATCTGGGTGGGCGCGGCGGCGATGCTGCTGGCCGGTGTACTCTGCTTCATCTTTGTCGGCGGCGAGTTTATGCCTCCGCTTGAAGAAGGCAACCTGTGGATTCGCGCCACGCTGCCGCAGGACATCTCCTTCGATACGGCGGCGAAGATGGCCGACCAGATTCGCGCCGTCATCGCCGAGTCGCCCGAGGTGACGCAGACCGTCTCGCAGATGGGCCGCCCTGACGACGGCACTGATGTCAGCACCTTCAACAACATTGAAGTTTCAGTCTCGTTGAAGCCCGCCGATAAGTGGCGGCCCGGGCTGACCAAGCCTGAGCTGATCAACGAGATGAACAACCGCCTCTCGCGCTTTCCCGGCATCGAGCTGAACTTCTCACAGAACATTCAGGACAACGTGGAAGAGGCCATGTCGGGCGTGAAGGGCGAGAACTCGCTGAAGCTCTTCGGCGACGACTTCGACACGCTGACCAGCCTTGCCGACAAGATCGAGACGGTGATGAAGTCCGTACCCGGCGTCGCTGACGTCGGCGTCTTCAAGGTGGGCGGGCAGCCGTCGCTCATCATTCAGACCGACCGCGCCAAGGCCGCTCGCTATGGTGTGTTGTCGGCTGATATCAACGCGGCGGTGCAGGCGGCCATCGGCGGCGCGCCGATCACGCAGGTCATTCAGGGTGATCGCCGCTTCGACCTGACGGTACGCTACCCTGAGGCCGACCGCAGCAGTCCTGATGCGATTCGCGCCATCCTCATCCCCACCGCCGACGGCGGCAGCATACCGCTCGGGCAGGTGGCCGATGTGAGCATTCGCGAAGGCAGCTTCATGATCTATCGCGAGGGAGGACGCCGCTACATTCCGATTAAATTCAGCGTGCGCGGACGCGATCTCTCGACCACCATCAGCGATCTGCAAGGCAGGCTCAAGCAGCAGGTGAAGCTGCCGACCGGATACGACTACACGTGGGCAGGCGAGTTCGATTCGCTGAAGAAAGAGCAGCGACGGCTTGCTGTGATAATCCCGATCTCGCTGGCGATCATCGTGGTGCTGCTCTACATTCAGTTCAATACCTGGAAGGACGCGTTCATTATTATCGCCACGCTTCCATTTGCAGCTGTTGGCGGAGCGGCGTCGCTGTTCGTGACGCATACGCCGTTCAGCATCTCGGCAGCGGTCGGCTTCACGTCGCTGATCGGCGTGGCCACGCTGGGCGCGGTCGTCTTTATGTCAGGCGTGCGCCGCGCACAGCGCGAGAGCATCACCGAAGATGGACGCACCGACAAGGGGCTCGAAGAGGGCTGCATCGACGAGATGCGTCCGGTGGTGATGGCGTGCCTCGCGGCTGGACTTGGCCTGTTGCCCGCGTCGCTGTCGAACGGCATCGGAGCGCAGGCGCAACAGCCGCTGGCCCGCGTTGTGGTGGGTGGCATGATCACGACGATCATTGCCATCCTCTTTATTCTTCCGCTGCTGCTGCGTCAGAAGCCGAAGCGCAGGGAGGACGAAGCGTAATTATTGCGAGCCGGAGTCGCCCGGCGGCAGGATGCGAGAGGTGACTTCGAGCTTGTGGTAGTTGCTGTAACGAGCGTTGAAGGCCCACTCCGTTTCTCTGTCATCGTAGGTTGCGACGGCGGTCGAGGCGATGGTGGCAGGCATCCAGAAGGTGCGCCCATCGAGAAGCACCGGAGCATAGTCAATCTGGATGCGCCAGACGCCGATCGTCAGCGGAACAATGACGTGGTGGGGCACGACAAGCTCCATCCGCTGAACCTGCATGGTGGCCGGGTCGATAAAGACCCGGCCATTTCCCTGTTCGATGAGCAGACAGTTGTCATGCTTTCCCGGCAACGTGGCGAATTGAATGACGTATGGCTTGCCCGGCTTCGCCGGTTCGAGCGCGTAGCGCATGCACGATTGCTGGTCGAGACTGACTAGGTCGAGGCCGCCCGAGAAGACACCGCTGAGTGTTGTCGGACCCTGGATCTGCTTTTCTTCGACTGTCCCATTCCCTGCCTTGGTCTCGCGCGACTCATCGAGCGTCGTGATTCCGTTGGGATGCGTGACACGCTTCAGCCGAAAGATCGAATCGTTGACCGAGACCTGACTCTTGTGGCCATAGGTCAATGAGGAGACGACATGCTCGCTGCAGAAGAAGTCGGGGACCTGGGCATCGTAATGATGAAGATTGGCATCGAGCTGTTGCAGCACTTCGTCGAGCGTGGGCGATGAAGCCGATTGCGCGAGCGCCGCAGCAGGTAGAGCGAAGACACCGAGCAGTGTAAGGGCGGCGATCCTCTCGACTCCGGACTTCATTCTTCCCTCCCTTTTACGGCGCAGGGTTTTCCGCAACGGCGACTCCGACGAATGAGTCGGCGCAGCCATAGTAGAGCATCCACCTACCCTTGAAGTAGACGAGCCCTTCGGCGAAGGTCGTTCCCGTGGGATACTGCCCGCTGCGTTCGAACGGCAGCTCGGGCCGAAAGACGGGCGCGTCGGTGCGCTTGAGCAACTTCGCTGGATCGTCCGCAGAGAAGAGCGCTTCACCAACCGAGTACGCACCGGGATCGATTCCTGCTGCGCCATGCGCTGCACCATTTTTGCCGTTGTACAAGAGCACGATGCCGTTCTTCGTCACGACCGCCGGAGGGCCGACCTCGGGAAAGCCGCTGTCGAAGAGCCCATCGCGACGCTTGAGCAGCACAATGGGATCGCCGTTCGCGTCTTCTAGCGCGGTCCAGTGGATGAGGTCGGGCGATGTCGCCAGATGAATCTCTACCTCGCCCCAGTACATCCAGAACTTGTTGTTGATGCGTGCGGCGATGAGGCGTCCGTTCACAAGCTGCGTGACAATACCTGAGGACTTGTAGCTGTGAAACGCTGCGCGATCGCTCGGCGGAAACACAGGCCCGTACTTCGTCCAGTGAACGAGGTCCTTCGAGGTTGCGACGCCGATGCTGGTGGACTTGCGGTTCCACTGCGTGTAGGTCAGCACATAGCTGCCGTCGGGAGCCTCGACCACGCGGGGATCTTCGACGCCGCCCGGCCATTCGCGGTCTTTCTGCGCATCGTCGGCGGGATAGAAGACGGGCGCGCCGCTGCGCGTGAAGTGAACGCCGTCGCCGCTTGTGGCCAGCCCCAGTCGCGAGGTGTGCATGCCGATGACCTTGGGGCCGCTATCGTCTTCGGCGCGATAGAGCACGTAGATCTTTCCGTTGCGCACGATGGCCGCAGGGTTGAAGGTGTTCGACGCCTCCCAGTGCACAGGCTGCTGCCGCAGCGGATCGAAGAAGACCGACTGCGCATTCGGCATGATGACCGGCGTGGTGACGGGGCGATGAAACGGGCCGATGGTCCAACTCTGCTGGCCGAACGCGAGAGTGGAACCCAACACGACGAGTAGCGCTGCGGCTTTTGCGATCTGTCTGGCTGCGGAGAGTTTTATTTGCGGCGGCATCGGATCAATATAGTGCAATCGCTGTGGATTGAACTATTCCAGCGTAAGGTCCATTGCCGCCGCTACATGTGGCGCGGCAACAGTCGCCGTCCACGCGTTGCCCTCTTGCCGCAATGGGGTCTTCGCGGTCGGCGTGGTCAGTTCTTTTGCTGAAGGGGTCCAGCCCATGGCCTCGATGCGAAGCTCGCTCCACCACGGAACGAAGCTGCCTTGTGATGCTGCGATATGTACGACGAGATGATGATCGGCGGTGACCTCGCAGGTGAAGTGCTGACGGAAGAACTGGCCGGAGCGGTAGTCGAAGGTCTTGCCATCGTCGAGGTAGATGTCGCCGTGGCAGTCGTCGCCTGCATAGACGCGCAGCGTGAGCGGGCCGATGGGCTTCTCCGATGTGCTCTGCGTCAGTGGAGCGATGGGCAGGATCGTTCCTTCGCGCACGTACACCGGCAGCTCGGCGAGCTTCGGCGTAATCAGCAGCGGTTTGTTGGGCTGTGCGGCGTCGCGCTGCTCCAGATCGCGTGTGACCGTCTGTGTGCGGCGGCCGAGTTGCTGGCCGGTCCAGTAGTCGTACCAGATTCCCGGTGGCAGGTTGACCTCGTAGTCGCCAACCTCGGAGGGCGAGGGGGCAGGCGCGATCAGGAGGTCGGGGCCAAGCAGAAACTCGTTGCCTGCGTCGAGGTCGATGGGGTGGCCGTCAGAGGTGGCGTGCGGGAACTCTAAAAAGAGCGGACGGTCGATGGGCAGTCCGGTGCGCGACATCTCTTCGGCGACGGTGTAGAGATAGGGCATCAGGCGATAACGCTCGTCGATAAAGCGGCGCCGAATATCTTCGTGCATCTGCCCATCGACCCAGGGCTCGTGCGGACGCGTGCCTTTGGCAGCGTGGTCGCGGTCGATGGGCTGGAAGGCTGCGAGCTGAAGCCAGCGCGTGAGCAGGTCAGGCGAAGGCGATCCCGCGAAGCCGCCGACGTCAGCGCCCGACATCGCGAAGCCGCTGAGGCCGAGATTGAGAATCTGCGACACAGTCATGCGCAGATGGTTCCACGTGGAACTATTGTCGCCCGTCCACGTCGCCGCGTAGCGCTGGCCACCGGCGTAGCTTGCGCGCGTCAGCACAAAGGGGCGCTGGTTGGGCCGCAGCGCGAGCAGGCCGTCGTGCGTGGCGCGGGAGTTCTCCATGCCGTAGACATTGTGGATCTCGAGATGAATTGCTGTACGTGGTTTGAAGCCGGGCTCGTCGATGCGATGCTGCACGTCGTCGG
It encodes the following:
- a CDS encoding glycoside hydrolase family 130 protein — encoded protein: MPPQIKLSAARQIAKAAALLVVLGSTLAFGQQSWTIGPFHRPVTTPVIMPNAQSVFFDPLRQQPVHWEASNTFNPAAIVRNGKIYVLYRAEDDSGPKVIGMHTSRLGLATSGDGVHFTRSGAPVFYPADDAQKDREWPGGVEDPRVVEAPDGSYVLTYTQWNRKSTSIGVATSKDLVHWTKYGPVFPPSDRAAFHSYKSSGIVTQLVNGRLIAARINNKFWMYWGEVEIHLATSPDLIHWTALEDANGDPIVLLKRRDGLFDSGFPEVGPPAVVTKNGIVLLYNGKNGAAHGAAGIDPGAYSVGEALFSADDPAKLLKRTDAPVFRPELPFERSGQYPTGTTFAEGLVYFKGRWMLYYGCADSFVGVAVAENPAP
- a CDS encoding TolC family protein: MTQKFFYVLCAISMAWPSLAAQSPSPSPPAAPITLQQAVDRAVADNPSLASAREHLSAVRATMLTAEARQNPTLTLLGQGVTLPEVNNNGGNPYYYSANVSRLFERGQKRKWRMEGASDTAAVTESQLNDQQRQLVLSVRQAFTNMLAAKAALGIAEENLTDYRKTVDLSKQRLDAGDITRTDFERIDLQQAQFEADDDTARLNLQQASAQLQQLFGVDHPSPTFDITGTLEPPQLTLTMADAETRALAARPDYQAAKQSLLLAQANQHFAIANGTADPTLASEYERSGADNTFGVSLSIPLRIFDRNQGEKERTRYEVDSSRLAVVAARTQVVSDVDQAWYALDTAQQQAVRYNTHYLAEAGRVRDNLQFSYRNGNSTLLDYLDALRDYRSIHLSSLNANVQVWLAIHQLSYATATDIIP
- a CDS encoding efflux RND transporter periplasmic adaptor subunit, producing MTISSKRFKTFKPRIEILSVLALSVLPLTACKHTPPAAEQQPTNVGVETAVVHPTVSTDYLEVPAHIMADPAHVVHIYPPLSGRIFGLTILPGQNVVKGQMIAQLQSNDIAVARSDFEKAKIEVIRADGALARGKLLLAHDVLSKADFAELQATDDVAHSQMEQARQHIHELGFAENSTADTVALRAPISGAVLDIGTATGEMQRSLDNATSIATIANLDTVWVVGDIFEKDLASVRPGRTVDIVVPAYPDLKLTGRIDNISDALDPTTHTLKVRVVLPNPKHQLKSDMFATIRIAGAPHQTFILPATAVLHEADRTFVFVANASGGFDQRAVTVGRTLDSGTVKNIEVLSGLNDGEKVVTAGGALLRPTSGD
- a CDS encoding efflux RND transporter permease subunit: MQPLIRLFIRYRAIILILFFVMLALGGFLVTRLDIEAYPDPSPPLVEIITQNPSWSAEEMEQQVTVPVETTINGTPHLSQVRSISIFGLSDVKLYFDFDSDSFRDRQEVLNRLQTLTLPNNLQPQLSPWSPIGEIYRYQLVGRGYTLNEIKATQDWLVRRELKEVPGVIDITTFGGTTRQYQIEADPNKLLSYGVTLPQVINAVQSSNANAGGNYLQLGNQNVNVRSVGQVHTIADIGAIVVAEKNGTPVTVNDIGKVSEGFQPRLGQVGRDKQNDIVLGIVLLQKDEKSLPTLKALKEKIASLNSGSLLPPGMHISTIYDRTTLINQTTHTVREIIITGLILVTLVLLSMLGDLRITFIAAVTIPFAVLFAFGMMVLAGRSANLISIGAIDFGILVDASIIVLESIYRKLSRRIEGEETGELIVEGVTDAARPVLFSTGIIVVAFIPLFTMQGVAGQIFSPMSVTYGFALLGALLFALVFAPVLGYLTAPTVQKVGDGYTWLSRSLRHIYEKALHHTLRFPKTIWVGAAAMLLAGVLCFIFVGGEFMPPLEEGNLWIRATLPQDISFDTAAKMADQIRAVIAESPEVTQTVSQMGRPDDGTDVSTFNNIEVSVSLKPADKWRPGLTKPELINEMNNRLSRFPGIELNFSQNIQDNVEEAMSGVKGENSLKLFGDDFDTLTSLADKIETVMKSVPGVADVGVFKVGGQPSLIIQTDRAKAARYGVLSADINAAVQAAIGGAPITQVIQGDRRFDLTVRYPEADRSSPDAIRAILIPTADGGSIPLGQVADVSIREGSFMIYREGGRRYIPIKFSVRGRDLSTTISDLQGRLKQQVKLPTGYDYTWAGEFDSLKKEQRRLAVIIPISLAIIVVLLYIQFNTWKDAFIIIATLPFAAVGGAASLFVTHTPFSISAAVGFTSLIGVATLGAVVFMSGVRRAQRESITEDGRTDKGLEEGCIDEMRPVVMACLAAGLGLLPASLSNGIGAQAQQPLARVVVGGMITTIIAILFILPLLLRQKPKRREDEA